A window of the Scandinavium goeteborgense genome harbors these coding sequences:
- the flhB gene encoding flagellar biosynthesis protein FlhB → MADESDNDDKTEAPTPQRLEKAREDGQIPRSRELTSFLILLVGVCVLWFGGESLARRLAGLLSSGLHFDHSIVNDPNLILGQIILLLKQAMLALLPLIVGVVVVAILGPVMLGGLVFSPKSLAFKFDKLNPFPGIAKMFSAQSAAELLKAILKSVLVGCVAGIFVWVHWPDMMRLISESPMTAMGNALNLVGLCALLVALGVIPMVGFDVFFQIFSHIKKLRMSRQDIRDEFKQSEGDPHVKGRIRQMQRAAARRRMMTDVPKADVIVTNPTHYAVALKYEENKMSAPKVVAKGAGLVALRIRELGEENRIPVLQAPPLARALYRHAEIGQQIPGTLYAAVAEVLAWVWQLKRWRLAGGMPPKKPDNLPVPEALDFLNENDTDG, encoded by the coding sequence GTGGCAGACGAAAGCGATAACGACGACAAAACAGAAGCCCCCACACCCCAACGACTCGAAAAGGCGCGAGAAGACGGGCAGATCCCGCGCTCGCGCGAGCTGACCTCCTTCCTGATTTTGCTGGTTGGTGTGTGTGTGCTGTGGTTTGGTGGAGAATCGTTGGCGCGCAGGCTGGCGGGTTTGTTGTCGTCCGGGCTGCATTTTGACCACAGCATTGTTAACGATCCCAACCTTATCCTGGGCCAAATCATTTTGCTGCTCAAGCAGGCGATGCTGGCGCTGCTGCCGCTGATTGTGGGCGTGGTCGTGGTGGCGATCCTCGGCCCGGTAATGCTGGGCGGCCTGGTGTTTAGCCCCAAATCGCTGGCCTTTAAATTCGATAAACTGAATCCGTTTCCGGGCATTGCAAAGATGTTTTCTGCGCAGTCGGCCGCAGAATTGCTGAAGGCGATACTCAAATCGGTGCTGGTGGGTTGCGTCGCGGGAATATTTGTCTGGGTGCACTGGCCAGACATGATGCGCCTTATCAGCGAGTCGCCGATGACGGCGATGGGCAACGCGCTGAATCTGGTCGGATTATGCGCCTTACTGGTGGCGTTGGGCGTGATCCCGATGGTCGGGTTCGACGTCTTCTTCCAGATTTTTAGCCACATCAAAAAATTGCGCATGTCTCGCCAGGATATCCGTGACGAATTTAAACAGAGCGAAGGCGACCCGCACGTTAAGGGGCGTATACGTCAGATGCAGCGCGCGGCGGCACGGCGTCGCATGATGACGGATGTGCCGAAAGCGGACGTGATTGTGACCAACCCGACGCATTACGCGGTCGCGTTAAAATATGAAGAAAACAAAATGAGTGCGCCAAAAGTAGTGGCGAAGGGCGCGGGGTTGGTGGCGCTGCGCATTCGTGAGCTTGGCGAAGAAAACCGTATCCCGGTTTTACAGGCTCCGCCGCTGGCACGAGCGCTCTATCGCCATGCTGAAATTGGTCAACAGATCCCCGGCACGCTGTACGCCGCAGTGGCTGAAGTGCTGGCCTGGGTCTGGCAACTCAAACGCTGGCGTCTGGCGGGCGGCATGCCTCCGAAGAAACCTGATAATTTGCCGGTGCCTGAAGCACTGGATTTTTTGAATGAGAATGACACTGATGGCTAA
- the flhE gene encoding flagellar protein FlhE: MRHLLWLLALPLMAQAAGEGAWQASSRGVMLSHRGESMSSSPLVSSQPASGLVTMIAWRYTLIGPTPAGLRVRLCSQTRCVELDGQSGNTWGLQNIPASEPLRFVWEVPGGGRLIPALNVQSNQVIVNYR; encoded by the coding sequence ATGCGTCATTTATTATGGCTTCTGGCGCTACCGTTGATGGCACAGGCGGCAGGTGAGGGCGCCTGGCAGGCCAGCAGCAGAGGCGTGATGCTCAGTCATCGGGGCGAATCTATGTCGTCCTCACCGCTGGTGTCATCGCAACCGGCCAGCGGGCTGGTGACGATGATCGCCTGGCGTTACACGCTGATTGGCCCTACACCCGCCGGGCTGCGGGTGCGTTTATGCTCGCAAACTCGCTGCGTTGAACTCGACGGCCAAAGCGGTAATACGTGGGGGTTACAGAATATCCCGGCGTCGGAACCGCTGCGTTTCGTCTGGGAAGTGCCGGGCGGTGGACGACTGATTCCCGCGCTCAATGTTCAGAGCAACCAGGTTATTGTCAATTACCGCTAA
- the flhA gene encoding flagellar biosynthesis protein FlhA — protein MANLVAMLRLPTSFKSTQWQVLAGPILILLILSMMVLPLPAFILDLLFTFNIALSIMVLLVAMFTQRTLEFAAFPTILLFTTLLRLALNVASTRIILMDGHTGAAAAGKVVEAFGHFLVGGNFAIGIVVFVILVIINFMVITKGAGRIAEVGARFVLDGMPGKQMAIDADLNAGLIGEEDAKRRRSEVTQEADFYGSMDGASKFVRGDAVAGILIMVINVIGGLLVGVLQHGLSLDKAAESYTLLTIGDGLVAQIPALVISTAAGVIVTRVATDQDVGEQMVGQLFSNPRVMMLSAAVLGLLGLVPGMPNFVFLLFTAALLGLAWWLRGREQQAPAEAAPVRTQENPQAVEATWNDVQLEDTLGMEVGYRLIPMVDSQQDGELLGRIRSIRKKFAQEMGFLPPVVHIRDNMDLPPARYRILLKGVDIGSGDAYPGRWLAINPGTAAGTLPGEPTVDPAFGLAAIWIESALKEQAQIQGFTVVEASTVVATHLNHLISLHSAELFGRQEAQQLLDRVTQEMPKLTEDLVPGVVNLTTLHKVLQNLLDEKVPIRDMRTILETLAEHAPVQTDPHELTNVVRVALGRAITQQWFPGNGEVQVIGLDTPLERLLLQALQNGGGLEPGLADRLLAQTQEALSRQEMLGAPPVLLVNHALRPLLSRFLRRNLPQLVVLSNLELSDNRQIRMTATIGGK, from the coding sequence ATGGCTAATTTAGTCGCAATGCTGCGTCTGCCCACAAGCTTCAAATCGACCCAATGGCAAGTGCTTGCCGGGCCGATCCTCATCCTGCTGATCCTGTCGATGATGGTTCTGCCGCTTCCGGCATTCATCCTCGACCTGTTGTTTACCTTCAATATTGCGCTGTCGATCATGGTGCTGCTGGTGGCGATGTTTACCCAGCGCACCCTCGAATTTGCCGCGTTCCCGACGATCTTGCTGTTTACCACGCTGTTACGCCTGGCGCTGAACGTTGCGTCGACCCGTATCATTTTGATGGACGGACATACCGGGGCCGCTGCGGCGGGGAAAGTGGTGGAGGCCTTTGGCCACTTCCTGGTCGGCGGTAACTTTGCCATCGGTATCGTGGTGTTCGTGATCCTCGTGATCATCAACTTCATGGTTATCACCAAAGGGGCTGGGCGTATTGCCGAAGTGGGCGCGCGTTTTGTGCTGGACGGGATGCCAGGCAAACAGATGGCAATCGACGCTGACCTTAACGCCGGGCTGATTGGTGAAGAAGATGCCAAACGTCGCCGCTCGGAAGTGACCCAGGAAGCGGACTTCTACGGCTCTATGGACGGCGCGAGTAAGTTTGTTCGTGGTGATGCCGTCGCCGGTATTTTGATCATGGTGATTAACGTGATCGGCGGCCTGTTGGTGGGCGTGTTGCAGCACGGTTTGTCGCTGGATAAAGCCGCAGAATCCTACACGCTGCTGACTATCGGTGACGGCCTGGTGGCGCAGATCCCGGCGCTGGTAATCTCTACCGCAGCGGGCGTGATCGTCACCCGCGTGGCCACCGATCAGGACGTCGGCGAGCAGATGGTGGGCCAGCTGTTCAGCAATCCGCGCGTCATGATGCTGAGTGCTGCGGTACTGGGCCTGCTCGGCCTGGTGCCGGGCATGCCGAACTTTGTGTTCCTGCTGTTTACCGCCGCACTGCTCGGCCTGGCCTGGTGGTTACGCGGTCGTGAACAGCAGGCGCCAGCGGAAGCGGCTCCGGTGCGCACGCAGGAAAATCCGCAGGCCGTCGAAGCGACATGGAACGACGTGCAGCTGGAAGATACGCTGGGCATGGAAGTGGGTTATCGCCTGATCCCGATGGTGGATTCTCAGCAGGACGGGGAGCTGTTGGGCCGCATCCGTTCTATTCGTAAGAAATTCGCACAGGAGATGGGTTTTCTGCCGCCGGTGGTTCACATCCGCGACAACATGGATTTACCGCCTGCGCGCTACCGTATTCTGTTAAAAGGCGTGGATATCGGCAGCGGCGATGCCTATCCGGGACGCTGGCTGGCGATTAACCCGGGCACTGCGGCAGGCACACTTCCCGGTGAGCCGACGGTCGATCCGGCGTTTGGTCTGGCCGCTATCTGGATTGAGAGCGCGCTGAAAGAGCAGGCGCAAATCCAGGGCTTTACGGTGGTGGAAGCCAGTACCGTGGTTGCCACCCATCTCAACCATCTGATTAGTCTCCACTCGGCTGAATTGTTTGGTCGTCAGGAAGCGCAGCAGCTGCTCGACAGGGTCACGCAGGAAATGCCGAAGCTGACCGAAGATCTGGTGCCGGGCGTGGTGAATCTGACCACGCTGCACAAAGTGCTGCAAAATCTGCTGGATGAGAAAGTCCCGATTCGCGATATGCGCACCATTCTTGAAACGCTGGCGGAACATGCGCCGGTGCAGACCGATCCGCATGAACTGACCAACGTGGTGCGTGTGGCGCTCGGCCGGGCTATCACGCAGCAGTGGTTCCCGGGGAACGGTGAAGTGCAGGTGATTGGCCTCGATACACCGCTGGAACGCCTGCTGCTTCAGGCATTACAAAACGGTGGCGGGCTGGAACCAGGTCTGGCTGACCGACTGTTAGCGCAGACGCAGGAAGCGCTTTCTCGTCAGGAAATGCTCGGTGCACCGCCGGTGCTGCTGGTGAATCATGCCTTGCGTCCGCTGCTGTCGCGCTTCCTGCGTCGTAATCTGCCGCAGCTGGTAGTACTGTCGAATCTAGAGCTGTCGGACAACCGTCAGATCCGTATGACCGCGACCATCGGAGGCAAATAA